Proteins encoded together in one Oreochromis aureus strain Israel breed Guangdong linkage group 23, ZZ_aureus, whole genome shotgun sequence window:
- the LOC116311891 gene encoding NLR family CARD domain-containing protein 3-like: MYIPVGFKEAHHSVAERPDFSGPEPSLVSLNSDSSMYIPVGFKEAHHSVAERVDQKSSEFPSVQSAQQDQTHQDSTLMLLENTMITFVNNEINKIQKLLYPCKQDFLESEKEDKELLEGEDEAQMKENTEAFLKIMLNLLRKNKQEELAAYLQSKFPIICQQNVKSALRRKFQCVFEGIAKAGNPTLLNQIFTELYITEGGTAEVNDEHEVRQIEKASRKSDGEDKTIRREEIFKVSPGRQKPIRTVLTKGVAGIGKTMLMQKFSLDWAEDKANQDIHFIFPFTFRELNVLNKEKFSLVELVHHFFPETKEAGISSFEDFQVVFIFDGLDECRLPLDFHKTTILTDPRKSTSVDVVLINLIRGNLLPSAHLWITTRPAAANQIPPACVDMVTEIRGFTDRQKEEYFRKRFQHKKISKIISHIKTSRSLHIMCHIPVFCWITATVLEDVLKTKEVGELPSTLTEMYIHFLVVQAKVRKVKYDGGAETDPAWSSESRKMVESLGKLAFDQLQKGNLIFYESDLTECGIDIRAASVYSGVLTQIFKEERGLYQDKVFCFVHLSAQEFLAALHVHLTFINSGVNLLKEKQKTSDRSETDKYFYQSAVDKALQSPNGHLDLFLRFLLGLSLQASQTLLHGLLTQTGSSSQTNQDTVQYIKKKLSENLSAEKSINLFHCLNELNDHSLVEEIQKSLRSGSLSTDKLSPAQWSALVFILLSSEKDLDVFDLKKYSASEEALLTLLPVVKASKKVILSGCNLSERSCEALASLLSSSSSSLRDLDLSNNNLQDSGLKLLSADLNSPHCKLETLSLSGCLITETGCASIASALSSNPSHLRELDLSYNHPGDSGMKLLKEPHLRLDTLRYKKNV, from the exons ATGTATATCCCTGTAGGTTTTAAGGAAGCACACCATTCAGTTGCAGAAAG ACCAGATTTTTCTGGACCTGAACCCAGCCTTGTGTCCTTGAACAGTGACTCGTCAATGTATATCCCTGTAGGTTTTAAGGAAGCACACCATTCGGTTGCAGAAAG AGTGGACCAGAAGAGCTCAGAGTTTCCCAGTGTTCAGTCTGCTCAACAAGATCAAACACATCAAGACTCCACATTAATG CTGTTGGAGAACACTATGATCACTTTTGTGAATAATGAGATAAATAAGATCCAGAAGCTTCTATATCCATGTAAACAAGATTTCTTAGAAAGTGAGAAGGAGGATAAGGAGTTGTTGGAGGGTGAGGATGAAGCACAGATGAAGGAAAACACAGAGGCTTTTCTAAAGATCATGCTGAATCTACTGAGGAAAAATAAGCAGGAGGAGTTGGCTGCGTATCTacagagca AATTCCCAATCATTTGTCAACAAAACGTTAAATCTGCTCTGAGGAGGAAGTTCCAGTGCgtgtttgaggggatcgctaaagcaggaaatccaacccttctgaatcagatcttcACAGAGCTCTatatcacagagggagggactgcagaggtcaatgatgaacatgaggtcagacagattgaaaaaGCATCCAGGAAATCAGATGGGGAAGATAAAACAATTAGACGAGAAGAGATCTTTAAAGTCTCACCTGGAAGACAaaaaccaatcagaacagtgctgacaaagggagtggctggcattgggaaaacaatGCTAATGCAGAAGTTCAGtttggactgggctgaagacaaagccaaccaggacatccacttcatatttccattcactttcagagagctgaatgtgctaaATAAGGAAAAGTTCAgtttggtggaacttgttcatcacttctttcctgaaaccaaagaagcaggaatctccagctttgaagacttccaggttgtgttcatctttgatggtctggatgagtgtcgacttcctctggactttcacaaaactacaatcctaactgaccctcgaaagtccacctcagtggatgtggtGCTGATAAATCTCATCAGGGGGaacctgcttccctctgctcacctctggataaccacacgacctgcagcagctaatcagatccctcctgcatgcgttgacatggtgacagagatcagagggttcactgaccgacagaaggaggagtacttcagaaAGAGATTCCAGCATAAGAAAATAAGCAAAAtaatctcccacatcaagacatcacgaagtctccacatcatgtgtcacatcccagtcttctgctggatcactgctacagttctggaggatgtgctgaaaaCCAAAGAGGTAGGAGAGCTGCCCAGTactctgactgagatgtacatccacttcctggtagttcaggccaaagtgaggaaggtcaagtatgatggaggagctgagacagatccagccTGGAGTTCAGAGAGCAGGAAAATGGTTGAGTCtttgggaaaactggcttttgatcagctgcagaaaggaaacctgatcttctatgaatcagacctgacagagtgtggcatcgatatcagagcagcctcagtgtactcaggagtgctcacacagatctttaaagaggagagaggactgtaccaggacaaggtgttctgctttgtCCATCTGAGTgctcaggagtttctggctgctcttcatgtccatctgacatTTATTAACTCTGGAGTCAACTTGCTTAaggagaaacaaaaaacatctgatCGGTCTGAAACAGATAAATACTTCTACCAGAGTGCTGTtgacaaggccttacagagtccaaatggacacttGGACTTGTTCCTTCgtttcctcctgggtctttcacttcAGGCCAGTCAGACTCTCTTACATggcctgctgacacagacaggaagtagctcacagacaAATCAGGACACAGTtcagtacatcaagaagaagctcagtgagaatctgtccgcagagaaaagcatcaatctgttccactgtctgaatgaactgaacgatcattctctagtggaggagatccaaaagtccctgagatcaggaagtctttccacagataaactgtctcctgctcagtggtcagctctggtcttcatcttactgtcatcagaaaaggatctggatgtgtttgacctgaagaaatactctgcttcagaggaggctcttctgacaCTACTGCCAGTTGTCAAAGCCTCCAAAAAAGTCAT actgagtggctgtaacctctcagagagaagctgtgaagctctggcCTCACTTCTCAGCTCCTCATCCTCTAGTCTGAGAGacctggacctgagtaacaacaacctgcaAGATTCAGGACTGAAGCTTTTGTCTGCTGACCTCAACAGTCCACACTGcaaactggaaactctcag tctttcaggctgtctgatcacagagacAGGCTGTGCTTCTATAgcttcagctctgagctccaacccctcacatctgagagagctggacctgagctacaatcatccaggggactcaggaatgaagctgctaAAGGAGCCACACttgagactggacactctcaggtataaAAAGAATGTCTGA